Within Corynebacterium timonense, the genomic segment TGTTGGCCTGCGCGGACGCGATCATGCGCACCGTGGAGGTGGAGCAGTTCTGCTCGTGGTCGGCGTGCAGGATGAGCAGCTTGTCCAGCGCCTTGACCAGGACCGGGTCGATCTCGTAGGGCTCGGTCGGGTACCCGAACATCATGCGCAGGAAGTTCTCGCGCGCGTTCAGGGAGTTGTCCGGGTACATGTAGGGCTTGCCCTGGGACGCGCGGTAGGCGTACGCGGCGAGCATGGGCACCTTCGCCATGAGGCGGACGGTGGCCTTGTCCAGCTGCGCCTCGTCCAGCGGGTCAAGCTGGTCCTGGTAGTACGCGGAGAGGATGTTTACCGACGACGCCAGGACGGCCATCGGGTGCGCGTTGCGCGGGAAAACGTTGAACGCGGCCTTGAAGTCCTCATCCAGCAGCGTGTGGTGGCGGATCTCCTGGTTGAAGGACTCGAGCTGCTCGCTCGTCGGCAGCTCACCGCGGATGAGCAAGTACGAGACCTCGTTGAAGGTGGCGTTGTTGGCCAGGTCCGCGATGTCGTAGCCGCGGTAGCGCAGGATGCCCTCGTCGCCGTCGATGTAGGTGATCTTGGACTCGGTGGAGCCGGTGGAGACGTAGCCCGGGTCGAAGGTCACCAGGCCGGTCTCGCCAAGAAGCTTGCCCAGCACGAAACCGTCGTTGCCCTCGGTCGCGCGCATGATGTCCATCTCGTACTCGCCACCGGGGTAGTGAAGTACGGCCTTGTCAGTGTTCTCGGAAGCCACTTTTTACCTTTCCACGAAAATAGGGGCACTCCCCTCATACCGTCACGCAAGGATTTCCTGGCGCGTCCTACTGAGGGGAGGATCTTTCTATGAGCCGATCCTAGCAAAGTTTGTGATACGCACGACAACAATCAGGCTTTTCAACCCCGACCACAGTTCACCCCGGTCAACGGGGGTAAGGCATACTGATGTGCAAACTTCGCAACTGCTAACGGAAGGGCCGCCATGAGCTCATACCCCACCCTCCCCGCCGACCTCATCCCCACCGACGGCCGCTTCGGGTGCGGCCCCTCCGCCATCCGCCCAGCGCAGATCGACGCCGTCGTCGCCGGCGCCACCTCGATCCTGGGCACCTCCCACCGGCAATCGGGGGTGAAAAACGTGGTGGGCGCCATCCGCGAAGGCCTCGCGGAGCTGTTCAGCCTGCCGGAGGGTTACGAGGTCGTCCTCTCCCTCGGCGGGGCGACCGCCTTCTGGGACGCCGCCACCTTCGGGCTCATCGAGCGCGCCTCCGCGCACCTGAGCTTCGGCGAGTTCTCCTCCAAGTTCGCGGCGGCCTCCTCGAAGGCCCCGTGGCTCGCCGAGCCTGAGGTGGTCCCGGCCGAGCCCGGCTCTGCCCCCTCCCCCGCCGCGCTCGCCGACACCGGCGCGGATGTGGTCGCGTGGGCGCACAACGAGACGTCGACAGGCGTGATGGTGCCCGTCACCAGGCCGAACGATTCTTCGCTCGTGCTTATCGACGCCACCTCGGGCGCCGGGGGCCTCCCCGTCGACGCGGCGGAGGCGGACGTCTACTACTTCTCCCCCCAGAAGTGCTTCGCCGCCGACGGCGGGCTGTGGCTGGCGCTGATGAGCCCCGCGGCGATCGAGCGGGTGCATGCGATCGCAGCGTCGGGCCGCTTCATCCCGGCCTTTGTGGACCTGAAAACGGCCGTGGACAATTCGCGCAAGAACCAGACGTACAACACCCCGGCTGTGGCGACGCTTCTCATGCTCGCCAACCAGGTGGAATGGATGAACAGCAACGGCGGGCTCGAAGGGATGGTGGCGCGCACGGGGGCGTCGTCACGCGTGCTCTACTCGTGGGCCGACGCCCACGATCTGGCCACTCCCTTCGTCGCGGAGCCGGAGTCGCGTTCCTTGGTGGTAGGAACCATCGACTTCGACGCATCCGTCGACGCCGCCGAGCTGGCCGCGGCGCTGCGCCACAACGGCATCGTGGACACGGAGCCCTACCGCAAGCTGGGGCGCAACCAGCTGCGCATCGGGATGTTCCCCGCTGTGGCGACGCAGGACGTGGAGAAGCTGACGGGGGCGATCGACTTTCTCCTCGACTGCGGCGTCGGACGCGCCCATTAGCACTGGCTTGTGGGTTAAGCTGGGCACATTGCCCATGCCCTCACGCAGTTGAAGGAGTTTGAATGCGCGAGCTTTACCTCATCGAGGAGGAATCGACGGAGACGTTTTACGTCCTCCGCGACGCTGAGGGGGTCCGCTACCAGCTCGCGCGCGCGGCGTTGACGGCTGAGCCCGCCGACGACACCCCCACCTTCACCGAGGTCGCGGAGGAGCGTAGCCTGCCCGAGCCGGACCCTCGCTTTTCGACGCCCCTGTCGATGCGCCCCAACGAGATTCAGTCGCGCATCCGCGGCGGCGCCACCGCCGAGGAGCTCGCGGACGAGATGGGGGTCGCCGCCAGCCGCCTCGAGGTTTACGCGCACCCCGTCCTGCTCGAGCGCGCCCAGGTCGCCGAGGCCGCGAAGCAGTCGCACCCCCTGCGCGACGACGGCCCGGCCAAGCTGACGCTCTTTGAGATCCTCGCCACCGCCTTCGCCGCCCGCGGCCACTCGATTTCCACCGCCACGTGGGATGCGACCCGCGAGGCCGGCGACGACTGGGTCGTCCACCTGCGCTGGAAGGCGGGCCTGTCAGACAACGAGGCACTGTGGTCGTTCAAGCGCGCGATGAGCTCCGCCCCGACGACCGAGGCGCGCAACGCCGTGGCCGCCGACCTGACCGACCCGGACTTCGCGCCCCCCGTGCGCTCGCTGACCGCGGTGGGCGACTCTGTCGCGGAGCACCCGGATTCAGAATCGGGCCCCGACGCGGCGACCGCGGCGGAGAGCGCGGACGCGGACGAGTCCGCCGACGCCGTCGCGGAAGGCGATTTCCTGCAGCACCCCGAGGCTGACGCCCGGCCGCAGAAGCGCTCCCGGCGCGCCGTCACCCCGCACTGGGAGGACGTCCTGCTCGGAGTGCGCACCACCACGAAGCGACCGCGTAAATAGCACGAGGCACAGAGCACGAGGGGGACCCTATGCATTACCCAGCCGTTGTTACCGTCTGGTTCGTCAACGCCGCCGACCCGGCCGCCGTCCTCGACGGCGAGCCCCGGGCCGATCGCGGTTTCGGCCGTAAGCTGCTGGCCCAGCTCAACCCGGCCTGGCCCATCACCCCGATCGGCGAGTTCCCTCTCAACCGCTCGTCCACCCCGGGCCCGGCGGAGTTCTATATTGCGGGTTTCCCCGGCGTGGCGGTCGTGCGCACCTTCGTCGAGGACGTCTCCGTCCTCTCCGACGCGATGCCTCAGCTACGCGCCAGCCTTCCCTCCTCGGACACCTACATTTTCGCCGAGGGAACCGACAGCGACTTCGCCGGCTTCGCCCATTTCACCGGCCCGAGCGTGCGCCGCGCCTTCGCCGCCACCCGGACGGCCGTCCTCGAGGACGTGGGGCTGCCCGACCCCTTCGAACAGCCGTTTTGGGCCGGGGAGGAAGCCGAGCAAGTCGGCGGGATCTCGCTGCCCTTCGACCCCGCCGACCTCACCCGCGTGGCCCAGGAGAACTGGATCGGCGTACCGGTCTCCCCGTCCGGCCCGGACATCCACGTCGTGGGCTACGCCGTCGACGGGCGCCCCGAGCCGAAGATCACCTCCCCCGCTCCCGCGACAGCGTCGGTCACGGACGTGGCCGCCCGCTTTGCCGAGCGCGACAAGGACTACGACGACTACGAGCGTGCTGCGCCCTCCGACGCGGAGGGCGGCGGGGACGAGTTCGCCCGGCTCGCCGACGCCACCGTCGCCGCCGCCCGCCGCGTCGGCCGCAGCCTGGCCCGCCAGGCGCGCGGGGTCAAGGACCTCGTCGTCGAGCGCATCCGACACTCCGACCGCTAGAGCCCGCGCGCCCTTTCGTAGAAGGCGATAGCCGCCGAGGTGGCCACGTTGAGCGAGTCCGTCCCCTCGGCCATGGGGATCTTCGCTCGCACGTCGGTCGCGCGCATCGCGTGCTCGGTGAGTCCGGGGCCCTCGCCCCCGACGAGGAGGGCCACTTTCTGCTCCTCCCGCCCCGCCAGCGCCTCCTTGATGTGCACGGCGCCGTCGTCCGGCGTCAGCGACACGAGCCACCAACCGGCGTCGCGCAGCTGCTCCAGCGAACGCTGCCACGTCGTGCCCGTGCCGTCGAGGTGGGCGAAGGGCGTGCGCAGGACGTGGCCCATGGAGACGCGGACGCTGCGCCGGTAGAGCGGGTCGGCGGTGCCGGCGCCGAAGAGGACGCCATCGACGCTCATGCCGGCGGCGTTGCGGAAGATGGAGCCGATGTTTTCGTGGTCCCCCACCCCCTCCAGCACGACGACGGTACGCGCCCCGTCGATGACGTCTGCGACGCTCAGCGGCTCGGGGCGCTCCCCCACCGCGAGCAGGCCACGGTGCATGTCGTAGCCGGCGACCTCGCCGAGGAGCTCGCGGGTGACCTCGTAGACGGGCACGCCCTCCGGCAGGCGCTCGCCGAAGTCGGCGAGGAAGGTGTCGAGCCGACCTCCGAAACCGATGACGCTGCGGACCGGGAAGCGGGATTCGACGAGACGGCCGCACACGAGCGGGCCTTCGGCAAAGACGAGGTCCTTCTTGGCGTCGGAATGCTTCAGGTCGCGGATGTCGTCGAGGCGGGGATCCAGCGGGTTCGTGATGGTTATGCGGTGCGTCATGCCGGGTTACCCCAGAGCGTCCATGATCGGGCCGTGAGCGAAGAAGACGACGAAGAGCGCGGAAATGAGCCACATGATCCAGTGGACGTCTTTGCGTTTGCCCGCGAACAGCGCCATGAGGGTAAAGGAGATGAAGCCCACCCCGATGCCGTCGGCGATGGAGTAGGTAAACGGCATTGTGGCGATGGTGAGGAAGGCCGGAAGGGCGATGTAAAACTTCGACCAATCGATGGTGCCCACCTGCATCATCATGAGCGCTCCCACGATAACGAGGACGGGCGCGGCGGCCTCGATGGGCACGATGGCGTACAGAGGGGTGAAGAACATGGCCAGCAGGAAGAGCACGCCAGTCACCACGTTGGCCAGGCCCGTGCGCGCGCCGTCGGCGATGCCCGCGGAGGAATCCACGAAGACGGTGTTCGAGGAGGAGGACGCCGCGCCGCCGAGCACCGCGCCGAAGCCTTCGACTACGAGGGCGCGCTTGAGGTTGGGCAGCTCGCCGTTGTCGTCGGTCAGCTGAGCCTGGCGGCCGAGCGCGGTCATGGTGCCCATCGCGTCGAAGAAGTTCGCCAGGATCAGGGTAAACACGAGCAGCGAGGCCGCGACGACGCCGGCGTGGACGAAGGCGCCGAACAGGTCGACGTTGCCCACGATGGACAGGTCGGGCACCCCGCCGAGCGAATCGGGCAGCGAGGGCACGGCCAGCGCCCAGCCGTCCGGCGACTCGGAGGAGGGGCCGGCGCCGACGATCGCCTCGACGATCAGGGCGATGATCGTCGTGGCCACAATGCCGAGGAACAGCCCGCCGGGGATGTTGCGGATGACGGCAAAGCCGCAGATGACCAGGCCGACGACGAAGACGAAGGTGGGCCAGGAGGCAATCGAGCCGTCGATGCCGAGCTGGACGGGGACTGTGGTCATCGCGGCGTCGGGGACGCGGCGAACAAATCCGGCGTCGACAAGCCCGATGAGCGCAATGAACATGCCGATGCCGACGGACATCGCCGCCTTCATGGAGTCCGGGATCGCGCGGAAGACCGCGGTGCGGAAGCCTGTGACGGCGAGGATGCAGATGACGATGCCGTCGATGACTACTAGGCCCATCGCCTCGGGCCAGGTCAGGCCCTGCTGGCCGACGAGGGTGACCGCCACGAGCGTGTTCAGGCCGAGGCCCGTCGCGATGCCGAAGGGGTACTTCGCCACTACACCGAACAGGATGGACATCACGCCGGCCGCGAGCGCGGTCGCCGCCGCGACCTGGGGGATGCCGAGGACCACGCCGTCGCGGTCAGCGCTTGTGCCGATGATCAGCGGGTTCAGCAAAATGATGTAGGCCATGGCGAAAAAGGTGACCACTCCGCCGCGCACCTCGGTGCCCACCGTAGAGCCGCGCTCCGAGATGTGAAAAAATCGGTCGAGCCCTCCGCCGGAGCGGCGCCGAGATGTGGATTCGCTGGTACTCACGCCATGTTTCCCTTCGTTACGCGTGTGAGCGCGGTGCAGATCTTCTGAAGTGTGTGGGCGGCGTTTCGGCCGCGGCCTGTCACCGCTAAGACTGTCACCGCTTCGGCGAAATGAGAAATTGAGGAGTTGTGTCGTGCAGGTTTTCACCTTCGTCGTCTCGGAGGGCGCCGTCGTCGATGCACCCGCCTACGCGCGGGCGCTGCGGGCCCTCGGCGTGAGCGCCTCCGAGCTGAACCGCCTGCGCGTGCGACTCTCCCTCGTCTCCGGCACGCGCCGGGCGATCATCGAGGTCAGCGGCGGCTACGCCTCGCTCTCCCTGCGCCCGCTGAGCCCCTCGCCCGAAGAGATCACCGTCACCTCCTCTCCCCTGCGTGACGAACGCGAGCACCCGGAGCTGTTCGGCCCCGACTGCGGGTGGCAGCGCTTCGCCCTCGCCTCGCTGCCCACGCACGAGGGTGTGCTTGTCGACGCCTCCTCCCGCGTCCCCCAAGCCATCGCCGCGCCCCTGCTGACCATCGCGACCGACGGCACCGCGCGCGTCACGGTCTCCGGACACCCGAGAACGACGCCCTCGATCGCCATGGACGGGGTGCTCGATATCCTCGCCTGGCGCGGCGCGACGATCACCACCGCACCGGAGGGCTTCCGGGTCGCCGAGCTCACGGAGTCCGAGACCTGGGTGGTCGACTCGCTCTACGGCGCGCGCCTCGTCGCCAGCTGGCGCGAGTACGGCACCGTGCGCGGCGGGCGCACGGCGGTGCAGCGCGGGGACCTGCCGACGCACCGGGAGGTCAACGAACTGCGCGGCGCCCGGGCGTCGTCTTTCTAGGTGCGCGCACGCGTCCTAGAACAGCGGCTTTTCGTCGTCGTACGGCGCGGCCGACGTGACGTCGGCGGTATCGAGCTCGGTGTCCGAGTGCGCCCCGCAGCCGTAGCTCGCGGCCACGACGCGCCCGTCGGCCGAGTATTCGTTGGTGCACACCCCGAAGTTGTCGCCGACGGGTTCTCCCATGGGCACCCAGAACGCGCAGCTGCGACAGTAGAGCGTCGCTTGCTCGGCGAACTCGCTGGTGGGGCCGAACTCGCCCGTTCGCCAGCGTGTTTTCGCCTCCTCGAGCCCGGCCTGGGTGAGGTAGTGCTTGGTGTCACGGCCTGCGAAGGTGACGGCGTCGCGGGAGAAGGAGTCGTCTGTCAGGCGTTCGTCGTCCGGCGCCGGCGCCATGAGGTCGCCCGGCCCGAGGTCGCCGGGGCGCAGACGCTCGGAGTAGGGAACCCAATCGGGCGCCTCGAGCGCGTCGCCGCTCGGCGACGGCACGAGCGCAACTTCGTTCACGGTGACCCAGGACGAGCCAGTGGCGCATGCGACGACGGCGTTCCACTCCCACCCCGGGTAACCGGGTTCGTCGGCCGCGAAGCGGTGGGTGGCCACGTTGGCGCTCACCCCGGCCACCCCGATGTGCTCGCCGACCTCGCCCCCGGCGATCTCGTCGAGGGCCTCCCTCGCGGTGGCGACGGCCCGACCCCCAAGCAGGGGACGGCGTGGGCGGGAGGAACGTGAAGATCTGGTGGAAGCAGACACTCACCCATTATGCGTGAGCTGATGCATGATGGTGGGTATGGGTCTTCGTCTTCGCATCACCAGCGCCCTCGTCGCCCTGCCCGTCGTCCTGCCGAGCGCAGCGTGCTCGTCCGAGACTGCGGAAACGGACGCGGCTGCGGAGCCGGAGCAGCTCACCGCGGTGGTCCAGGACCGTTACGACTTCGACCCCGGCAGCTTCACCCAGGGCCTCGAGGTCGCCGACGACGGGACGCTCTACGTCGGCACCGGCCAGGAGGGCGAGTCCCGGGTCTACCGGCGCACCCTCGGCGGAGAGGAGCTGGTCAGCCGCGACCTCGACCCGCAGTACTTCGGCGAGGGGATCACCCGCGCGGGGGACCACCTGTGGCAGCTGACCTGGCGCGACGGGGTCGCCATCCAGCGCGACGCGCACTCTTTGGAGGAAACGGCACGCGTCCCCGTCTACGGCGAGGGCTGGGGCCTGTGCGCCCGCCAGGGCGAACTGATCTACTCGGACGGCACCAGCTACCTGCGCCGGATGGACCCCGCGACGATGCAGGAGCGCGAGCGCTTCGAAGTCACTCGGCAGGGCACCCCCGTCACGGGGCTCAACGAGCTCGAGTGCGTGGGCGACGACGTCTACGCCAACGTCTTCCTCACCACGGACATCCTGCGCATCGACGCCGAGACGGGCGAGGTTACCGCCGTCATCGACGCCTCCGGGCTGGACAACAACGCCGCGCCCGACCCGAACAACGTCCTCAACGGCATCGCGTACATTCCGGGCACCGACGAGTTCTATCTTTCCGGCAAGCGCTGGCCGGACCTGTACAAAGTCACCTTCGAGCCCGCGGGATAGACTCACCGCCATGAGCTCAACGAAGAAGGTGCCCGCCTGGGTGCAACTGCTCGTCATCGCCGTGGGCGTCGCCGTCCTCGTCGGCGGTTTTGCTCTCTTCCTCGAGTGGCAACGCACCCGGCCCGTCACCCCGCCGGGGGAGCTGCGGGTGGAGGTTTCCAACGGCGGTTCGACGCTCTTGGTGGAGCCGTACACCGTCTGCGGCCTCGACGAGCAGTGCGACGGCGGCGAGCCGCCCACGTTCGAGCTGAACGAATCGAGCCCGGTCACCTTCAGCCTGCCCGACGACATCGCCTCCTCGAGCTGGGCGCTGCTGTCCATCTACGACGACCCCACAGCGAACGAGGAGCAGCTCTTCCAGTCCGGCGAGGCCGACACCGCCACGACGAAGGCGGTCAAGGACGGCGCGCGCCTCGTCGTCGCCGAGGTGTCCTTCCTCAGCGTGGACACCACCGCGGACGGGGAGGAACGCCCCGTCGTCGCCACCTGGTCCGTTGCCTTCGAATAGGAGCCGGGCCTAGGCGTCGAGCTCCTTCGCCACGGCGCGCAGGATCTCCGCCACCTGGCGGGCCTCCTTGCGCTCGGGGTAGCGCCCGGCGGTCAAGGCCGGCTGGACCTGAGTTTCGATGAGCGTCATGACGTCGGCAAGCATGCTGCCCAGCTCTTCGGGCTTGCGACGGTGGACGGGGCGGCGCTTCGGAGTCTCAAGCACCGCGACGCGCAACGCCTGGGGGCCTTTGCGCCCAGCTGCGAAGTCGAACTCGATGCGCTGGCCGGCGACAAGTTCGTCGACCCCGTCCGGCAGCACGGACTTGCTGATAAAGACGTCCTCGTCGCCCGGATTGGATGCAAAGCCGAAGCCCTTCTCAGCGTCGAACCATTTCACCTTTCCGATGGGCATGTGCGTCCCTCTTTCCTTACGATAAGTGCTGTAAATTCCGCCTATCATACCCGCGGCCGCGCCGGCAGCGCAGGGCCGACCACGGATGCATGTGACATAGTTCACATTTTGCGCTTCCGGGCGCGCGAGCTGCGCAAACGCCGACCCGCGCGGCCCACCGATGGCCATTCCGTGTTGGTTACGTGACTCAATCGTTACAAAGCGATAGAGTGACGGCCATGCCCACACCGGGCGACACGCTTTCCGGGGCGCACGCCGAATCCCGCCCAGCCCCGCGGAGGCGGATAAACCAGACGTTATTTTACCAGGGCGGGAGCGGGGAACCCACCGCGCTTTCGCGCACGGGGTGAAGCCGCGCACCGCGCGGCCTGGCACCTCCGCCAGAACCCGACAGCTAACTTCGCAGGCGAGAACAAGAGAGGACACGAATTCATGGGACGCCACAGCAAGCAGACCGCAACCTTCGCCGCCAAGGCGCTCGCCGGCACCGCCGCCGCAGCAGCCCTGACTGGTCTCGTCGCCCCCCAGGCCTCCGCCGCCCCCGACTCCGATTGGGACCGCCTCGCGCAGTGCGAGTCCGGCGGCAACTGGGCCATTAACACCGGCAACGGCTACCACGGTGGCCTGCAGTTCTCCGCCTCCACCTGGGCCGCGTACGGCGGCACGGAGTTCGCCCCGACCGCCAACCTGGCCACCCGCGAGCAGCAGATCGCCGTCGCCGAGCGTACCCTCGCCGGCCAGGGCTGGGGCGCATGGCCCGCCTGCTCCCGCAAGCTCGGCCTGAACTCCGCCCCGACCCCGCGCACCGTTTCCGCTGCCTCGGCTCCTGCCCCGGCCCCTGCCCCTGCCCCCGCGCCGGCCCCGAAGCAGCCGGTTGAGACCGAGGTCGACGCCCTGTACAAGCAGATCGTGTCCACGCTTGCTACGTACAACATCCACGTCCCGAACGCTGTGCACGACGCGTACAAGGCCAACCGCGACGACTACAACGCGTTCTACAACGCCAACAAGCCGCTCATCGAGGCCGCTCTCGCCGGCGACGCCGCGGGCGCGCTCGCAGCGCTGCGCTAAAAACCGCGTACTGGACAAACAGCAACCGCCGCCCCAGGAAAGCACGTCCGGGGCGGCGGTTGCTGTGTTCGGTGGGCGCGCTTAGCGGTTGATGCGCGTGGTGGGGTGCACGTACCCGGTTTCCTCGTAGGGGCGCGGAAGAATCAGATCGTCGCCGAAGGGGCTGGACGCGCCGGCGAGGGTGGAAGTGATTTCGGTAACAGGGTGGCCTGTCGGGGTGTACTCGGGCCAGGCCGGGTTCTTGCGGCCGATCTTCTCAACGTCTTTAGCCATAGGCAATATTGTCTCACGTCCGCTGCGAAAACGCACGTACACTCACCCCCATCATGGACACTCTCATCTCCTCCCTTGCCGCGCTGTCGGACCATGAGCTGCGTACCCTCATCCGCGCCCGGCC encodes:
- a CDS encoding citrate synthase, which produces MASENTDKAVLHYPGGEYEMDIMRATEGNDGFVLGKLLGETGLVTFDPGYVSTGSTESKITYIDGDEGILRYRGYDIADLANNATFNEVSYLLIRGELPTSEQLESFNQEIRHHTLLDEDFKAAFNVFPRNAHPMAVLASSVNILSAYYQDQLDPLDEAQLDKATVRLMAKVPMLAAYAYRASQGKPYMYPDNSLNARENFLRMMFGYPTEPYEIDPVLVKALDKLLILHADHEQNCSTSTVRMIASAQANMFVSIAGGINALAGPLHGGANQAVLEMLEDIKNNHDGDATDFMNRVKNKEKGVRLMGFGHRVYKNYDPRAAIVKETAHEVLEHLGGDELLDLALSLEEIALKDDYFISRKLYPNVDFYTGLIYRAMGFPTDFFTVLFAIGRLPGWIAHYREQLEMNTKINRPRQIYTGATQRSFVPRDQR
- the serC gene encoding phosphoserine transaminase, producing MSSYPTLPADLIPTDGRFGCGPSAIRPAQIDAVVAGATSILGTSHRQSGVKNVVGAIREGLAELFSLPEGYEVVLSLGGATAFWDAATFGLIERASAHLSFGEFSSKFAAASSKAPWLAEPEVVPAEPGSAPSPAALADTGADVVAWAHNETSTGVMVPVTRPNDSSLVLIDATSGAGGLPVDAAEADVYYFSPQKCFAADGGLWLALMSPAAIERVHAIAASGRFIPAFVDLKTAVDNSRKNQTYNTPAVATLLMLANQVEWMNSNGGLEGMVARTGASSRVLYSWADAHDLATPFVAEPESRSLVVGTIDFDASVDAAELAAALRHNGIVDTEPYRKLGRNQLRIGMFPAVATQDVEKLTGAIDFLLDCGVGRAH
- the sepH gene encoding septation protein SepH; amino-acid sequence: MRELYLIEEESTETFYVLRDAEGVRYQLARAALTAEPADDTPTFTEVAEERSLPEPDPRFSTPLSMRPNEIQSRIRGGATAEELADEMGVAASRLEVYAHPVLLERAQVAEAAKQSHPLRDDGPAKLTLFEILATAFAARGHSISTATWDATREAGDDWVVHLRWKAGLSDNEALWSFKRAMSSAPTTEARNAVAADLTDPDFAPPVRSLTAVGDSVAEHPDSESGPDAATAAESADADESADAVAEGDFLQHPEADARPQKRSRRAVTPHWEDVLLGVRTTTKRPRK
- a CDS encoding DUF6928 family protein; translation: MHYPAVVTVWFVNAADPAAVLDGEPRADRGFGRKLLAQLNPAWPITPIGEFPLNRSSTPGPAEFYIAGFPGVAVVRTFVEDVSVLSDAMPQLRASLPSSDTYIFAEGTDSDFAGFAHFTGPSVRRAFAATRTAVLEDVGLPDPFEQPFWAGEEAEQVGGISLPFDPADLTRVAQENWIGVPVSPSGPDIHVVGYAVDGRPEPKITSPAPATASVTDVAARFAERDKDYDDYERAAPSDAEGGGDEFARLADATVAAARRVGRSLARQARGVKDLVVERIRHSDR
- a CDS encoding TrmH family RNA methyltransferase, with protein sequence MTHRITITNPLDPRLDDIRDLKHSDAKKDLVFAEGPLVCGRLVESRFPVRSVIGFGGRLDTFLADFGERLPEGVPVYEVTRELLGEVAGYDMHRGLLAVGERPEPLSVADVIDGARTVVVLEGVGDHENIGSIFRNAAGMSVDGVLFGAGTADPLYRRSVRVSMGHVLRTPFAHLDGTGTTWQRSLEQLRDAGWWLVSLTPDDGAVHIKEALAGREEQKVALLVGGEGPGLTEHAMRATDVRAKIPMAEGTDSLNVATSAAIAFYERARGL
- a CDS encoding NCS2 family permease — protein: MSTSESTSRRRSGGGLDRFFHISERGSTVGTEVRGGVVTFFAMAYIILLNPLIIGTSADRDGVVLGIPQVAAATALAAGVMSILFGVVAKYPFGIATGLGLNTLVAVTLVGQQGLTWPEAMGLVVIDGIVICILAVTGFRTAVFRAIPDSMKAAMSVGIGMFIALIGLVDAGFVRRVPDAAMTTVPVQLGIDGSIASWPTFVFVVGLVICGFAVIRNIPGGLFLGIVATTIIALIVEAIVGAGPSSESPDGWALAVPSLPDSLGGVPDLSIVGNVDLFGAFVHAGVVAASLLVFTLILANFFDAMGTMTALGRQAQLTDDNGELPNLKRALVVEGFGAVLGGAASSSSNTVFVDSSAGIADGARTGLANVVTGVLFLLAMFFTPLYAIVPIEAAAPVLVIVGALMMMQVGTIDWSKFYIALPAFLTIATMPFTYSIADGIGVGFISFTLMALFAGKRKDVHWIMWLISALFVVFFAHGPIMDALG
- a CDS encoding DUF3027 domain-containing protein produces the protein MSASTRSSRSSRPRRPLLGGRAVATAREALDEIAGGEVGEHIGVAGVSANVATHRFAADEPGYPGWEWNAVVACATGSSWVTVNEVALVPSPSGDALEAPDWVPYSERLRPGDLGPGDLMAPAPDDERLTDDSFSRDAVTFAGRDTKHYLTQAGLEEAKTRWRTGEFGPTSEFAEQATLYCRSCAFWVPMGEPVGDNFGVCTNEYSADGRVVAASYGCGAHSDTELDTADVTSAAPYDDEKPLF
- a CDS encoding glutaminyl-peptide cyclotransferase, with the translated sequence MGLRLRITSALVALPVVLPSAACSSETAETDAAAEPEQLTAVVQDRYDFDPGSFTQGLEVADDGTLYVGTGQEGESRVYRRTLGGEELVSRDLDPQYFGEGITRAGDHLWQLTWRDGVAIQRDAHSLEETARVPVYGEGWGLCARQGELIYSDGTSYLRRMDPATMQERERFEVTRQGTPVTGLNELECVGDDVYANVFLTTDILRIDAETGEVTAVIDASGLDNNAAPDPNNVLNGIAYIPGTDEFYLSGKRWPDLYKVTFEPAG
- a CDS encoding DUF2771 family protein, with amino-acid sequence MSSTKKVPAWVQLLVIAVGVAVLVGGFALFLEWQRTRPVTPPGELRVEVSNGGSTLLVEPYTVCGLDEQCDGGEPPTFELNESSPVTFSLPDDIASSSWALLSIYDDPTANEEQLFQSGEADTATTKAVKDGARLVVAEVSFLSVDTTADGEERPVVATWSVAFE
- a CDS encoding cold-shock protein, translated to MPIGKVKWFDAEKGFGFASNPGDEDVFISKSVLPDGVDELVAGQRIEFDFAAGRKGPQALRVAVLETPKRRPVHRRKPEELGSMLADVMTLIETQVQPALTAGRYPERKEARQVAEILRAVAKELDA
- a CDS encoding resuscitation-promoting factor Rpf1 domain-containing protein — its product is MGRHSKQTATFAAKALAGTAAAAALTGLVAPQASAAPDSDWDRLAQCESGGNWAINTGNGYHGGLQFSASTWAAYGGTEFAPTANLATREQQIAVAERTLAGQGWGAWPACSRKLGLNSAPTPRTVSAASAPAPAPAPAPAPAPKQPVETEVDALYKQIVSTLATYNIHVPNAVHDAYKANRDDYNAFYNANKPLIEAALAGDAAGALAALR